In Luteipulveratus mongoliensis, the DNA window TGAACGAGGACGGGTCCATCGGGGTCTTCCTGGTCGATGACCAGGCGTTGGTGCGGGCCGGCTTCCGCATGGTGCTGGACGCTGAGCCGGGAATGACCGTGCTCGGTGAGGCGTCCGACGGGCAGGAGGCCGTGGAGAGCCTCGGCCTGCAGCGGGCTGATGTCGTGCTGATGGACGTACGCATGCCTCGCCTCGACGGCGTCGAAGCCACTCGGCAGATCTGTGCGCGCCCGGATGCGCCCGCGGTCCTGGTGCTGACGACGTTCGATCTCGATGAGTACGCCTTCGCCGCGCTCAAGGCGGGCGCCGCCGGGTTCCTGCTCAAGGACGCCGGGCCGTCGGATCTGCTGGCCGCTATTCGGACCGTGCATGCGGGCGACGCGGTGGTGGCGCCCTCGACGACACGGCGACTGATCGACCGGTTCTCCGAGCACCTGCCCGATGGCGAGGCGCCGACACCTGATGACCGGCTCGGCCTGCTCACGGATCGCGAGCGTGAAGTTCTTGTCGCCGTTGGTCAGGGCCTGACCAATACGGAGATCGCGTCCGCGCTTTTTGTTGCGGAGGCCACAGTCAAGACTCACATCGGCCGCATTCTGGCCAAGCTCGGTTTGCGCGACCGGGTGCAGATGGTGGTCCTCGCGTACGAGACGGGCCTGGTCCGCGTCACCGGCACCTAGCCCAAAAAGCCCGTCATTCCGCCGGTAAAGGCGGCCATCCCGCGCCGGATCGCGGCCACAGCGCCCCGACGCGGGATGACCATGGGAGCGCCCTCCGCCTAGCGGGCGACGCCCCGCCCCACCTGGAAGACGATGGAGGCCCCCAGGTCTGTCGCAGAACCCGCGAACATTCTTGGAGTGAATTCTCATCTGACTTGTGAGTGTGCTGACCGGCCCCAGAACGTCGTACTCTGAGTTACGGTCTGGCCGCAGGCTCGCGCCTGCGAGCGATCCAACGCAAACGTTCGAGGACTCTTATATGGCTCACATTGCTCGCTTCGAGGAGCCATTGGAGCAACCCCACGACAGCGATCGCATGCTGCTGGAGGCCGTACGATCCGGCGACCAGTCGGCGTACGGCGACCTCTGGACCCGGCACGCGGACGCCGCACACCGGCTCGCTCGCGCCATCGCGCCGTCCAAGGAGACCGACGACCTGGTGAGCGAGAGCTTCACCCGGGTGCTGCGCGTGATCCGGGAGGGTGGCGGACCCGACACGGCGTTCCGGCCCTACCTGCTCAGCACGGTGCGGCGCGTGGCGATCGACACAGGCCGCACCTACAGCCAGCGCATCCAGCTGACCGACGACACCGAAGACCTCGACACGACCACGGTGGTCACGCCCGCCGACAAGGCCGTCGACCACGAGGAGCAGCGAGTCGTCTGGGCGGCCTGGAAGTCCCTCCCCGAAGAGTCTCAGACGCTGCTGTGGCACCTGCTGGTCGAGGAGGAGACGCCTGCGCAGCTCGCGCCGGTCCTCGGCATCACGGCCAACGGAGTGTCCTCACGAGCCAAGCGCGCCAAGGAGCGGCTGCGTCAGGCGTTCCTCAGCGAATACGTCGCCGGTGCGCACGACGAGGAGTGCCGCGACATCCGGCGGCTGATGGGTGCCCACGTCCGCGACGGGCTGTCCAGCCGCGACGACGCCGTGGTGAGCGAGCACCTCGAGGACTGCGACTCCTGCGGCGCTGCCCTGCTGGCGATCAGCGACACCAACGCAGGCATGCGCATCCTCGTGCTGCCGGTGCTGCTCGGTGGCACCGCGGTGGCGACGAGCTATCTCGCGTCGGCCGGTACGACTGTGGTTGCCGGTGCGGCGGCTGGCGGCGCTGCCGCCGGTGCTGCTGGCGGCGCGTCTGGTGGCGCCTCCGCGGGAGGCTTCTCGTTCTGGCCCCCGCCGGGCCTCACCAGCCCGGGACGCGTCGGCGCCGCTGGTGGTGCGGCTGTTGCGGTGGTCGCCGTCGCCGCAGCAGCCTTCGGGCTCGTCGGCTCCGGAGGCACCGAACCAAGCCCGCCCAAGCCCGTGTCGCGAGCCACGAGTGCCGCCCCGGCCAAGCCCGGCCCCGCGCCAGCACCGGCGCCTGGCGCCAACCCCCCGGCGCCGGCGCCCAAGCCCGCTCCGCCTGGGAGCAAGCCGGCGCCCCCAGCCGCGCAGCCATCGCCGGCCACCCCGCCGCCCGTGGTTGTCGTGACCAGCAGCCCGCCCACGCCGAGCCCGGACTCGCCCGCGCCGACGTCGGCCAGTACGCCGCCGTCGAGCAGCTCAACGCCGCCGCCGAGTACTCCCACGAAGCCACGGCCGACCCAGTCGCCGACAACGCGGCCCACGGCCACTCCGAGCTCGACGACCGTCCCGACGTCACCTCCGACCACGCGCCCGACGACGCCTCCGCCCCCCACGCACGCTCCGCCCGAGCCGGTGACGATGACGTTCACGTTCACACCGCGGACGATTCTGCCGACCTACGCGCGCCTCGAAGCAACGGCTGGCTGGCAGCTCGTGTCGTTGCGCGGCCACGATCGCATCCAGCGGATCCCCGGACCGGCCGAGACGTTCGAGGGCTATCTGCCGCCGGGCACCTCAACGCTGACCGTGCGCAGTGCGCGCATCCCCGACAAGGGGCTGCTGAACGCGAGGTTCACCCTCACCCCGCTCAGCCTCTTCCCGTTGCCGGGGAGCCGCACCTACCCGCTGACGCCCTGACGTTCGTACGCCTCCCGCGCCTCAGCAGGTCGGCAGTGACTTGAGCTGGTAGCCGCGTGAGTGCAGGTTGCGCAGCACCGTGGCCAGCGCGGCGATGCTCTGCGAGCGGTCACCGCCACCGTCGTGCATCAGGATCACGGCGCCCGGGTGTGCACCCGAGATCGCTTGCTGTGCAATGGCATTCGCGCCTGGCTTGCTCCAGTCGCGGGTGTCGACATCCCACAGCGCCACGTGCTGGTGGCGCGAGTGGATGGCGTTGGTGACCGTCTTGTTGACCGCGCCGTAGGGCGGCCGTACGCACCGAAGCGGCTGACCGAGCGCAGTCGCGGTGCGGTCCAGCTGGCTGGACAGGGCCGTCGGTCCGAGCTTGGTGAGATCCGAGTGGTCCCAGCTGTGGTTGCCGATGCGGTGACCGGCCTGACGGACCTGACGCACCAGCGACGGGTGCTCCGTGGCGTGCACGCCGACCTCGAAGAACGTCGCGTGGGCGCCGTACTGCTTCAGCAGCCGCAGCACCTGAGGTGTCCAGCGCGGGTCCGGGCCGTCATCGAACGTGAGATAGATCGTCCGGCCGGCGGCTGGGATGCGGTCGTCCATCGCCGGCGGTGAGGTGGGCACCGGCACGGGCCGATCCGGAGTGACTCGCGGCGATGGACGATCGGCGCCGTGTGGCCGGTCGGCGTCACCGCCCTTGGCCGACGTGGCGGTGGCCGTCCCCGAGCCGACCACCGTCACCTTCGCCCGCGAAGCGTCAGCGCTCCCCACCTGCCAAGCACCTGCCGTCGTCACCGTCGTCACTGCAATGGCCGCCGACACGACAGCCCACCCCCGAGCACGCATGATTCATCCCTTGTCTGCGCTGGTGCCGGCCATCGCCCCCGACAGCCCCCGAGAACACCTGCGCTTCACAGGGTCTGACGCCACAGGACGCAAACAGGTTGGTCACGGAAAGGTCAACATCCGGTGTGTGTTCGGGTGGCTGCGTATGCCCCCGGGCATGACGACGGGCGCCCTCCCGGGGTGGAGAGGGCGCCCGTTCGGTGCAGCTGGTCTGCCGGGTCAGCCCTTGCCGTTGGGCAGGAAGCTGTAGCTGACGTTGTCGCCGTCCACCTTGGTGACCTTGGCGTCGTACTTGATCTTCGCGCCGTCAACCTGGATGTCACAGTCGGACTTGGCGCCGACCTCGGCCTTGAGATCGTCGTGGCACTCGACCTTGCCGTACTTGTGGTCGGGAGCGCGCTCCTGCAGGACGCGCTTCAGCTCCTTCTCGACCTTGCCGTTGTCGACCTCTTTGGAACAACCGGCGAGACCGAAGATGAGAACTGTGCCAGCTGCGGCAGCAGCAATCGAACGACGTGCAGTGGACATGGTCTTCCTCCGTCTTGGGGAACAGCTGCTCCGCATCGTACGCAGGCGGTTACAGGTCTGCGAGCAACACGACGGGCCGTTCTACGGCATCTGCGACAAAGCGCAGGAAGCCGCCTGCCACGCCACCGTCGCAGACCCGGTGATCGAAGCTCAGCCCGAGCTGCGTCACCTTGCGTACGGCCAGCTCGCCGTCGACGACCCAGGGGCGGTCGATGATCCGGCCCACGCCGAGCATTCCGGCCTCGGGGTGGTTGATGATCGGTGTCGAACCATCGACCCCGAACACCCCGTAGTTGTTGAGCGTGAACGTGCTGCCGGTGAGGTCCTGCGGCGCGATGGTGCCGGCCTTCGCCTGGTCGACGAGTTCGCGCAGCCGAGAGGCCAGCTCGCGGGTCGTGAGGTTCTGGGCGTCGCGGACGACGGGGACGACGAGACCGCGCGGCGACTGCGCCGCGATCCCGAGGTGGACCGCGCCGTGTCGGACGATCTCCTGCGCCTCGACGTCGACGGACGCGTTCAGCTCGGGGAACTTCACGAGCCCAGCGACACAGATGCGCGCCATGATCGCGAGGACGGCGATCCGCTCGAGCCCGAGCGCGGCCTTGGCCTCGACGAGACCGGTGGCGTCGACGTCGACCCACGTAGTGGCGTCCGGAATCTCGCGTCGACTGGTGGTGACCCGGTCCGCGACCGTGCGACGGATCCCGGTGAGCGGAATCCGCTCGTCGCCGGTCGCCGCCGCTCGCTCCGTCATACCACCGACCGCTGCCTCGACATCGGCCCGTCGTACGACGTCGCCGGCTCGCGCTGCAGGCAGGCTCAACAGGTCGATCCCGTTGTCCTGGGCCAGCTTTCGCACGATCGGTGAGATCACGCGTACGACACCCTGCCTCTCCCGAGAAGGCGCCGGCGCGGCATGGCGCGGATCGTCGGCCTTCGCGGGGGAGTTGGTCCTCGTCGCCGCCGGCCGGACAACCCGGCGGCGACGAGTGCTGGGAGTGGCGCCGGTGCCGTAGCCGATGAGGACGGCTCCGGAGCCCTCATCAGCTGTCGCTCCGTTGCTCTCGGCGGGCACCGTGGCACCCGCGCGTTCTTCTTCGCGATACTGCCGTGCGCCCGAGAGAACCGTTGCTGCTTCTGCGGAGTCGCCGACCGTGATCAGCGGTGACCCCACCGGGACCACGTCCCCAACCGCGCCGTGGCGGGTGGCCACACGACCGGCGTACGGGCACGGTACGTCGACGGTCGCCTTGGCGGTCTCGACAACGACCACCGTCTGGTCGACTACGACCTCGTCGCCGTCCTCGACCAGCCACTCGACGATCTCGGCCTCGGTCAGGCCCTCGCCGAGGTCAGGCAGATTGAAGACGCTCATGCCGACGCTCCTGCATGGGTGAGGTCCGGCACGTCGTCCCACTGCAGCCGACCGATCGCGTCGAGGATGCGCTCGACGCCCGGGAGGTAGGTGTGCTCGAGCTTCGGTGCGGGATAAGGGATGTCGAGCCCGGTGACGCGGGCGACGGGTGCCTCCAACGAGTGGAAGCAACGCTCCGACACCCGCGCGGCCACCTCGCCGGCGACGCCGGCAAACCCCTGCGACTCGGACACGACCACGCAGCGCCCGGTCCGGCGTACGGACTCGACCACGGTCTCGTCATCGAACGGGACGATGGTGCGCAGGTCGATGACCTCGACGTCCCAGCCTTCCTCGCGGGCCGCCTCCGCCGCCTTGAGTGCGGTCGGCACGGACGGGCCATAGGTGACGATCGTGACGTCAGTTCCCTTGCGGCGCACCGCTGCTCGGCCGAACGGCGGCTCCTGGACGGGCAGCTCGAGGTCAGCCTTGGACCAGTAGAGAACCTTGGGTTCCATGAAGATCACGGGGTCCGGGTCCGCGATGGCCTCACGCAGCAGGCTGTACGCGTCCGCCGGCGTCGAGGGCGTCACGACCTTGAGTCCGGGCGTGTGAGCGTAGTAGCCCTCGCTGGAGTCACAGTGGTGCTCGACCCCGCCGATGCCGCCGGCGTACGGGATGCGGATGACCATCGGGAGGGTGACCTTGCCGCCCGTGCGGTTGCGCATCTTGGCCAGGTGCGAGTTGATCTGCTCGAACGCCGGGTAGGCGAAAGCGTCGAACTGCATCTCGACGACCGGCCGAAAACCGGTGAGGCACATACCGATTGCGAAACCAACGATGCCGGCCTCGGCGAGCGGGGTGTCGAAGCAGCGCTCCTCGCCGAACTCCTCGGTCAGCCCATCGGTGATCCGGAAGACGCCACCCAGGGTGCCGACGTCCTCACCGAACATCAGCACGTTCTCGTCCTCGGCGATCGCGTCGTGCAGCGCCTGGTTAAGCGCATTCCCCATCGTGACCGTGCTCATCGTGACTCCTCCTCGGCGTATGACGCGTCGGCCTCGAGCTCCGCTCGCACCATTGCCTGCTGCTCGCGCTGCTGCGGTGTCGGCTCGGCAAACACGTTGTCGAACAACGAGTTCGGGTCGACCTGGGGCTCGGCGTTCATCCGGTCGCGAAGGTCGGAAGCGCGTTCCTCGCCCTCCTGCTCGGCATCGCGGATGGCGGCTTCGTCGAGGTGACCGTTGATGGTGAGCCAGGTCTGGAGCCGGGCCAGCGGGTCCTTCGCCAGCCATGCCGAGACCTCGTCGGCGGTGCGGTAGCGCGACGCGTCGTCGGCGTTGGTGTGCGCGTCCATCCGGTAGGTGTGGGCCTCGATCAGGAACGGCCCGTGCCCGGAGCGGGCGTGCTCGACGGCCGCATCCATCACGGCCAGCACCGCGGCCGGGTCGTTGCCGTCGATCTGCTCGGACCGGACGCCGTACCCAATTCCCTTGTACGCCAACGCCGGAGCCTTCGACTGCTTCGCCAGGGGGACGGAGATCGCGTACTTGTTGTTCTGCACGAAGAAGATCACGGGAGCGCTGAAGACCGCCGCGAAGTTGAGGGCCTCGTGGAAGTCGCCCTCACTCGTCGCGCCGTCGCCGATGAAGGCCAGCGCCACCGCGTCCGACCCGCGTCGCTTCTCGCCGTAGGCCGCGCCGGCCGCGTGCAGCAGCTGCGTCGACAGGGGAGTGCACTGCGGAGCCGTCTTGTGCGCCATCGGGTCGTAGCCGCAGTGGGCGTCGCCGCGCAGCAGCGTCAGCGCCTCGACCGGGTCGATGCCGCGGGTGAACAGCGCGACCGACTCGCGATAGGTCGGGAACATCCAGTCGCGCCCGGTGATCGCCTGCACGGCGCCGACCTGGCAGGCCTCCTGGCCGCGCGAGCTCGGGTAGACCGCGAGGCGACCCTGCTTGGTCAGCGCGGTCGACTGCACGTCGAGCCGGCGGCCGATGACCATTCCGCGCCACAGCTCCAGCAGTCGCTCGGCGCTGGGCGCGGTGTACTGGTGATTGCCCGCGGCCTGCTCGACAAGAACCCCGTCCGGGTCGAGCAGCTGCACGGGCTGGGGGGAGGGCAGCAAGTCGGTCGCCACACCTCCAGGCGCGAGTGTGGTCTCCATCACGCCATCGTCCCTCGTGCGCGTCGTTTGGCTCTACCTGGCGGCACAATGCAAGGCATACTGACTTGCATGGCGCCGGAATCCGACCATCCGTCTCGTGATGAGCGTTCAACTACCGCGCGTTCTGGACAGACGGTCGCGTCCGCCGCGGCGCCAGCCCCGCGCCCCCTGGACGACGCGGACCGCCGGATGCTTCGCGAGCTGGTGACCGACGCTCGCCTGTCCGTACGCACGCTGGCCGAGCGTCTCCACATCAGCCGAGCGAACGCGTACGCCCGCCTTGATCGCCTGCAGAGCAGCGGCGTCATCACCGGCTTCACGGCGCGCTTCGCCCCCGAGCGCGCAGGGCTGGCGACGACGGCGTACGTCTCGGTCAACATCGAGCAGAACACCTGGCGCACGGTGTCCGCAGAGCTGGCCGAGCTGCCGTATGTCGAGTCGATTGCGCTGCTGGCCTCGGAGTTCGACGTCCTCGTGCTGGTGCACGCGCCCGACAACGCCACCTTGCGGTCGCTGGTTCTGGAGCGGGTCCAGGCGATCCCGGGGGTGCTCGCGACGCGGACCTGGCTGGCCTTCGAGGAGATCCGTGGCAAGGGACCGTTCGCGCAGTGACGATCGGGGCGTCACCATGCGCCCTCGAAGGCGGGTCACGGCCCCCGGATCCGCGAGGTCTGAACTGGGTGGTACTGGTAAGGATGGCCTAACATGCCCGATATGAGCACGGACGCCCTCGACCCACGTCTGGTCGAGATCGCCCATGCCTGCTTCGACTTCGCGCGGCTGGGTGACGTCGAGCGGCTGGCGGCCTACCTCGACCGGGGCGTGCCCGTCGATCTGACCGACGCCTCCGGCAACACGCTGCTGATGCTCGCGGCCTATCACGGGCAGACGGCGGCTGTGACGGTGCTGCTCGAGCGCGGTGCTGACGTCAACCGCCTCAACGACCGCGGCCAGTCACCGTTGGCCGGCGCGGTGTTCAAGGGTGAGGACACGATCGTGTTCCTGCTGATGGATGCCGGCGCCGATGCAGAGGTCGGCTCGCCGTCGGCCAAGCAGACCGCCGAGATGTTCGGCCGCGGCGACCTCACCACCCGCTGACGTACGCCCCTCTCACCTCCCGTACGCCCCTCTCACCTCTCCCCCCGCGAAAAATGACTGCTCTGCGCGGCATGCGCGACGGAACAGTCACTTTTCGCGGGGGAAGTGGGGCCTGTGGATGACCGTCGTCGCGCTCTCGTGTCCCATGCGACTGTGGCGGCCATGTCTGACGACAATGCGATCGCGTTCGACCCGACAACGCTGCAGATCTGCTCGGAGCTGCGCCGCGGATTCGTCGAGCCACGGCGAGTGCGGCGCGATGACGGCGCGCTTCGGTTCCACATGGTCCGGCACGGGGTGTGTATGGAGTCCGCGACCTGGTCGAATCTCGGCCCCGATCAGCGGTACGAAGCCCTGGTCCATGCGACCGCGCTGATGGCGAGGCCAGGACCCCACATCTTCAGTCATCAGTCAGCGGCCGCGGTGTGGCAGCTCCCGATCGTCGAGCGGTGGCCCGCGAAGGTCCACGTTGTTGTCGAGGAGTCGAAGGCGCACAGCTCATCAGTGTTGGTGAGACACACCCAGGAGGGTGCAACGGCGGTCCTGCAGAACGGGCTGCTGGTCACCGACGTGGCACGCACGGTGGCCGACCTGTCTCGAGAGGTGGGCTTTGTGGACGGCCTCGCGGCCGCCGACAACGCCATGAGGCGGGGGCTCTGCGAGCGAGAGGACTTGCACGCAGAGTGGCAGCGGCTGCCGCCGCGCTCGCCGGGTCGGGCCATCATTCGGCGGGTGGCCGAGCTGGCCGACTCTGGTGCGATGTCGGCGGGAGAGAGCCTCAGCCGTGGACAGATGTTCTTGCTGAGGTTCCCGCAGCCGTGTCTGCAGGTCGCGTACTCGGATGCAGACGGAAAGATCGGGGAGACCGACTTCAGCTGGCCAGGACTCGTCGGCGAGTTCGATGGCGAGGCCAAGTACGGACCGGCGTACAACAGCAGTCCTGAGGAGATGCAGGAGCGGATCGTGAAGGAGAAAGGTCGCGAAGACCGCCTACGCGCGATTCGCAACAAGGTCGCACGCTGGGGCTGGACCGCCGCCAGAGACGGAGAGCCGATGGCGCGGAAGCTGATCGCACAGGGACTGACTCCTGAGCCACGACGTCGCTGGATCCTCCTGGGGCCGATCGATACGGAAGACGCCGCCTAACGCCACTTCCCCTGCGAAAAGTGACTGCTCTGCGCGGCATGCGCGACGGAACAGTCACCTTTCGCGGGGGAAGTGCCGGTGAGGCGGACTCGCGAGGTGAGGCGGGCGTACGGGTCAGGAGGCCTTGCTCGTGGCCTGCAGCGACTCGGGCAGGTGCCCGGTGGTCTTGGTGTAGAACTTCGCGGCCTGCTTGTTGGCGGCCGTGCGAGCCAACGCCATGATCGAGCCGGACACGACCGCGAACACGGCCGCCTCGCGCCACGGGACGTCCGGGTGCGCCGCATTGGTCGGGGGCGTCTTGCCACCGGACGCGAACTTCCAGGTGCTCTGCGTCGCGGCCTTGGCGGCACGGCTGGCCACCAGTCCGGACCCGATCGCGAGCACCTTCCACAACGCGTTACCCATCGGCCACACCTTTCCGTCGTCCTGCGCGATCGATCGTCTGGATCAACTGGTCATCACGTGCCCTGAGGGTCACGAAACGACCAACCGATCGTCTGGGGTCGAGCCTGCCACGGCGCGGCGTGTACCGTCGACCTCAGAGACGACAGGGGAGCGCAAGTGCGCTGAGAGTGCGGCCCGCCGCAGACCCTCGA includes these proteins:
- a CDS encoding response regulator transcription factor; the protein is MNEDGSIGVFLVDDQALVRAGFRMVLDAEPGMTVLGEASDGQEAVESLGLQRADVVLMDVRMPRLDGVEATRQICARPDAPAVLVLTTFDLDEYAFAALKAGAAGFLLKDAGPSDLLAAIRTVHAGDAVVAPSTTRRLIDRFSEHLPDGEAPTPDDRLGLLTDREREVLVAVGQGLTNTEIASALFVAEATVKTHIGRILAKLGLRDRVQMVVLAYETGLVRVTGT
- a CDS encoding sigma-70 family RNA polymerase sigma factor, giving the protein MAHIARFEEPLEQPHDSDRMLLEAVRSGDQSAYGDLWTRHADAAHRLARAIAPSKETDDLVSESFTRVLRVIREGGGPDTAFRPYLLSTVRRVAIDTGRTYSQRIQLTDDTEDLDTTTVVTPADKAVDHEEQRVVWAAWKSLPEESQTLLWHLLVEEETPAQLAPVLGITANGVSSRAKRAKERLRQAFLSEYVAGAHDEECRDIRRLMGAHVRDGLSSRDDAVVSEHLEDCDSCGAALLAISDTNAGMRILVLPVLLGGTAVATSYLASAGTTVVAGAAAGGAAAGAAGGASGGASAGGFSFWPPPGLTSPGRVGAAGGAAVAVVAVAAAAFGLVGSGGTEPSPPKPVSRATSAAPAKPGPAPAPAPGANPPAPAPKPAPPGSKPAPPAAQPSPATPPPVVVVTSSPPTPSPDSPAPTSASTPPSSSSTPPPSTPTKPRPTQSPTTRPTATPSSTTVPTSPPTTRPTTPPPPTHAPPEPVTMTFTFTPRTILPTYARLEATAGWQLVSLRGHDRIQRIPGPAETFEGYLPPGTSTLTVRSARIPDKGLLNARFTLTPLSLFPLPGSRTYPLTP
- a CDS encoding polysaccharide deacetylase family protein → MRARGWAVVSAAIAVTTVTTAGAWQVGSADASRAKVTVVGSGTATATSAKGGDADRPHGADRPSPRVTPDRPVPVPTSPPAMDDRIPAAGRTIYLTFDDGPDPRWTPQVLRLLKQYGAHATFFEVGVHATEHPSLVRQVRQAGHRIGNHSWDHSDLTKLGPTALSSQLDRTATALGQPLRCVRPPYGAVNKTVTNAIHSRHQHVALWDVDTRDWSKPGANAIAQQAISGAHPGAVILMHDGGGDRSQSIAALATVLRNLHSRGYQLKSLPTC
- a CDS encoding DUF4333 domain-containing protein, translated to MSTARRSIAAAAAGTVLIFGLAGCSKEVDNGKVEKELKRVLQERAPDHKYGKVECHDDLKAEVGAKSDCDIQVDGAKIKYDAKVTKVDGDNVSYSFLPNGKG
- a CDS encoding dihydrolipoamide acetyltransferase family protein, producing MSVFNLPDLGEGLTEAEIVEWLVEDGDEVVVDQTVVVVETAKATVDVPCPYAGRVATRHGAVGDVVPVGSPLITVGDSAEAATVLSGARQYREEERAGATVPAESNGATADEGSGAVLIGYGTGATPSTRRRRVVRPAATRTNSPAKADDPRHAAPAPSRERQGVVRVISPIVRKLAQDNGIDLLSLPAARAGDVVRRADVEAAVGGMTERAAATGDERIPLTGIRRTVADRVTTSRREIPDATTWVDVDATGLVEAKAALGLERIAVLAIMARICVAGLVKFPELNASVDVEAQEIVRHGAVHLGIAAQSPRGLVVPVVRDAQNLTTRELASRLRELVDQAKAGTIAPQDLTGSTFTLNNYGVFGVDGSTPIINHPEAGMLGVGRIIDRPWVVDGELAVRKVTQLGLSFDHRVCDGGVAGGFLRFVADAVERPVVLLADL
- a CDS encoding alpha-ketoacid dehydrogenase subunit beta; amino-acid sequence: MSTVTMGNALNQALHDAIAEDENVLMFGEDVGTLGGVFRITDGLTEEFGEERCFDTPLAEAGIVGFAIGMCLTGFRPVVEMQFDAFAYPAFEQINSHLAKMRNRTGGKVTLPMVIRIPYAGGIGGVEHHCDSSEGYYAHTPGLKVVTPSTPADAYSLLREAIADPDPVIFMEPKVLYWSKADLELPVQEPPFGRAAVRRKGTDVTIVTYGPSVPTALKAAEAAREEGWDVEVIDLRTIVPFDDETVVESVRRTGRCVVVSESQGFAGVAGEVAARVSERCFHSLEAPVARVTGLDIPYPAPKLEHTYLPGVERILDAIGRLQWDDVPDLTHAGASA
- the pdhA gene encoding pyruvate dehydrogenase (acetyl-transferring) E1 component subunit alpha is translated as METTLAPGGVATDLLPSPQPVQLLDPDGVLVEQAAGNHQYTAPSAERLLELWRGMVIGRRLDVQSTALTKQGRLAVYPSSRGQEACQVGAVQAITGRDWMFPTYRESVALFTRGIDPVEALTLLRGDAHCGYDPMAHKTAPQCTPLSTQLLHAAGAAYGEKRRGSDAVALAFIGDGATSEGDFHEALNFAAVFSAPVIFFVQNNKYAISVPLAKQSKAPALAYKGIGYGVRSEQIDGNDPAAVLAVMDAAVEHARSGHGPFLIEAHTYRMDAHTNADDASRYRTADEVSAWLAKDPLARLQTWLTINGHLDEAAIRDAEQEGEERASDLRDRMNAEPQVDPNSLFDNVFAEPTPQQREQQAMVRAELEADASYAEEESR
- a CDS encoding Lrp/AsnC family transcriptional regulator, which gives rise to MDDADRRMLRELVTDARLSVRTLAERLHISRANAYARLDRLQSSGVITGFTARFAPERAGLATTAYVSVNIEQNTWRTVSAELAELPYVESIALLASEFDVLVLVHAPDNATLRSLVLERVQAIPGVLATRTWLAFEEIRGKGPFAQ
- a CDS encoding ankyrin repeat domain-containing protein; translated protein: MSTDALDPRLVEIAHACFDFARLGDVERLAAYLDRGVPVDLTDASGNTLLMLAAYHGQTAAVTVLLERGADVNRLNDRGQSPLAGAVFKGEDTIVFLLMDAGADAEVGSPSAKQTAEMFGRGDLTTR
- a CDS encoding DUF4235 domain-containing protein, which translates into the protein MGNALWKVLAIGSGLVASRAAKAATQSTWKFASGGKTPPTNAAHPDVPWREAAVFAVVSGSIMALARTAANKQAAKFYTKTTGHLPESLQATSKAS